The genomic segment TTTCGAGTGCTTATAGCAAAAAACAACTTCTTGCCTCAAACCTTTATCAAAAGAAGATTTCAAGTTGTTCAGAAATCCTTAACCCACTTTTCGTTCCAATGCTACTTACCCCCTATCAGAAAGCTAGTTTTTTGCCACAAATCCTGAGTACAGAATAGCAAGAGACAAGAAACCTATTCCTCCCATAAAAATGGAGATTATCCATACCCCTAGGTTTTCCCACAGAAAAAAGCCCGGCTCAAGACAAGAGATGCTTGGTGAATTTGGGTTGTAAAAGACTTTTACATGACTACCAGTCAAATATTTTGAAACCCTAGCTCCAGCATTATTGCTATCGGTACTTTCAAAATAGAATGCAATGGTTTTATTCGTATAGACATTTTGAACCACAGAATATTCATAGACTACCTCAGGAGTATACGAATATCCATTTTTTGTTTTTGATGAATTAATATTGGAACTGATAATCTTTCCGTTAACGCTTGTCCAACTTTGACTTTGATAGCCTTCTAGTAAATTGTTGATTACCGCGAAAGAGCCTGAAACGGCAAGAAATAATAGTCCTGTTCCAATTAGGAGCAAAATAATTTGCATAAATTTATTCTTCTTGAACATATCTAATGGGGGCTCAAATTTAGTATTGTGAGGTATGACAACGATTCCTTCATTTCGATAGCGGTATGGGTAAGGGTATAGCGCAGCGGCAGTATTTAGACCTACTCCTTGCTACCTAACCCTATTGGTATTTAGATATTCATCAAGATACAGAGGCGATTATGTACTTAGATGGAAGACACATCATAAAAAACTGAGTAATGTTAATAACAACAAAAAATCGCTTCCAACACTAGGATTCATTAACAATAGATGAACTAAGTAGTAAGGCAGCGCATAACATATAAAAATTAAAAGCCAGTTACATTGTAGGCATTCAAGGATCGCCTCTGTGACTGGCTTAAATTTTGTTTTGAGTCATTGAACCGTTTTGAATAGGCAAGACATCCTTCGATATTAACCCCAAAGGATGTTTTAGGTTGTGTTGTTAACGTGTGTCGTTTCTGAAAACCTTAAGTTTCCTTGGTGTGTTTGCAAAATATCTTTCAATCAACTGTTGAAACTCTTGCTCCCGTTATAGGAATTAGAGAGAGGCGCGATTGTAACAAGCTTGTCAATAGCACTTTTTCTTTCCAATGCTACTCAAATTCCTCTGATTGCGATCGCAGGTTTGGGGCGGGATTAAGTTGGGGATCTGCTATTTTTCTTTGGAGCTAAACCTGCAAGCGATTTTTAGGAACAAATCGACTGATTCCGTTCAATCGATCACGCCAAGTTACACAATTACGATGCTTATATTGTTCCAAATGCTGATTCTCTAAAAGCATTGACCACAAGTCTTTAGATCTCTTAAATGGTGCAAAAAATATCGTTTTAGATGAGATGTAAAAAGGTTCAAGTGCCTTTTTAAAATTAATCACTGAAAGCACTGCAATATATTGCTTTTAAGCCTGCCGTGATATAGTTTTACACGAATCGTTGCTATGCCCGTACTTAATCCCCTTGATAGATAGAGTCCTAAAATGTAACCTTTGAGTGGAGCCAATCAGCAATTAATGTGGGGCAGTTTTTCTTAAACCAACGGAGAGCATAATACTTAAATGCGGGTTTAGACATTCTCGCGATCGCTTTCATAAATTTATTGAAGGGAGGATAGCGAAATTTTTTATTAATGATATTTTTGGAGCCTATATCGTAAAGGCAATCCAAAATTAGCTTTACGGAAGCTTCTTCCCGTTGAACCAAACAGGTCAATAACAGAGAAATATCACGCATCCGTTCTTCTTCCATGCGATCTTCTTTCAACAGTCTAGAACTTTGAGCAGGTTGAGGTGCTTCGATCATAACAATATCCCTTTTCACCATAACGACCTGAACCCTTGATGTAGTGCAAACTCAAAATCCTCGACATCTTTGATTACTCTGACAAGCAAATCTTTGATGTCCTGAATGAATTGATTAAATACAACATAAATCGTAATTTTTTAAAAATGGTATACAACTCACCACTCTGCTATGTGAGTATATTTTAGTAAAAAGAATTTAATACTCTGTCTGCTGGCGGTGGGATGATTCATTTATGACCAATCCATTTTGAGGCGATCGCCCCTACAACTGCGCCCACAAGAGGATTGCTTAGGAACTTTACCAGTGCAGGTTGATCAGCTAAAACTTCATGGAAAATGTCAGGATGCGAATGATAAGCAAACCCTGCTAATTTGGCGACATCATCAGATTTCATGCGATTAGGATCGTGACTAGATAAACCTAATTGTTTTTCTAGCTCTCGATTACCTAGTCCTCTCTTTTTAAGCTGGCTAAATAACTCTCTAGCTACGTCATCGCGCTGATTTGGCTGAATCTTTGCGATCGCTTGTTGCAATTCTGGTTCCATTTGTGCCGAAGAAATGCGATCGGGTTGGAAAAAATCACTAAATAAATTACGGCGTTCCTCACGGGAAGACCTTTGAGCAAAGTTGTCAAAATCCTCAA from the Pseudanabaena sp. BC1403 genome contains:
- a CDS encoding DUF3592 domain-containing protein → MQIILLLIGTGLLFLAVSGSFAVINNLLEGYQSQSWTSVNGKIISSNINSSKTKNGYSYTPEVVYEYSVVQNVYTNKTIAFYFESTDSNNAGARVSKYLTGSHVKVFYNPNSPSISCLEPGFFLWENLGVWIISIFMGGIGFLSLAILYSGFVAKN